In Mytilus galloprovincialis chromosome 1, xbMytGall1.hap1.1, whole genome shotgun sequence, the following are encoded in one genomic region:
- the LOC143079831 gene encoding uncharacterized protein LOC143079831, with protein sequence MQAEASSDISVSISESDSSYFLTQIESASKRRRRTKRRIRSARSSESDSSNKTMHSLSPSTSDWDVDFLKSLGISYNEVYHPSPMDILNMIYEDIDIFGPLTDDQKLDMERLQECLTFNSSIAEVMEDEANIVQNADGDIFFPDLENDIENLSSTSLQRAEDFLVKVQLMISCQVAFLNGLAENEVPVDMFVNILEAFSNMCHILPVPGSAFKSKKIIRNVPVTSSPHVVLIPWKNRLIPFAEEAACIVTVAQVQKEKQIKLSQEKWTNIAPTKDVKHSSDCQSEVSHEPTIFEKVHGNILGRHGSELLINEHSYGSILSKGRIFKYLPGIICIGTEVIFTLLKITSSHLCELKTKSKTFRQQTEATIYYSEPKDFLRKVDRDILIEAFIRLNNICQINK encoded by the exons ATGCAAGCTGAAGCTAGCTCAGACATATCAGTTTCAATAAGTGAGTCGGACTCGTCTTACTTCCTAACACAAATAGAGAGCGCATCAAAACGTAGACGTAGGACTAAAAGACGTATACGTTCAGCAAGATCGAGTGAATCAGACTCTTCGAACAAAACAATGCATTCACTGTCACCTTCCACCTCTGATTGGGATGTTGATTTTCTGAAATCGCTGGGCATATCTTATAATGAAGTCTACCATCCATCACCTATGGACATATTGAACATGATTTATGAAGACATTGATATTTTTGGACCATTGACAGATGATCAAAAGCTTGATATGGAAAGATTGCAGGAATGTTTAACATTTAATTCTTCTATTGCTGAAGTTATGGAAGATGAAGCAAATATTGTCCAAAATGCTGATGGAGACATATTTTTTCCAGATTTGGAGAATGATATTGAAAATTTAAG CAGTACTTCCTTACAAAGAGCTGAGGACTTCCTTGTTAAAGTACAGCTGATGATATCTTGTCAGgttgcatttctaaatggtttGGCAGAAAATGAAGTTCCTGTAGATATGTTTGTGAATATTTTGGAAGCATTTTCAAACATGTGTCATATTTTGCCTGT accaGGATCagcttttaaaagtaaaaagataatTCGAAATGTACCAGTGACTTCATCACCACATGTGGTTCTTATTCCATGGAAGAATAGACTTATTCCATTTGCAGAAGAAGCAGCATGTATAGTCACAGTTGCACAG GTGCAAAAGGAGAAGCAGATCAAGTTAAGTCAAGAGAAATGGACGAACATAGCACCAACAAAAGATGTAAAACATTCAAGTGACTGTCAATCTGAAGTTAGTCATGAACCAACTATATTTGAAAAAGTTCATGGAAATATCCTGGGACGTCACGGCAGTGAACTGCTAATTAATGAACACAGTTATGGCAGTATTTTAAGCAAAGGGAGAATATTCAAGTACCTTCCAGGGATTATATGCATTGGAACAGAG GTTATATTTACACTGTTGAAAATAACTAGCAGCCATTTATGTGAATTAAAGACAAAGTCCAAAACTTTCAGACAACAAACAGAAGCTACAATATATTATTCAGAACCCAAAGATTTCTTACGGAAAGTGGACAGAGACATCCTGATAGAAGCATTTATACGCTTAAATAATATTTGTCAAATCAACAAATAA
- the LOC143083058 gene encoding glyoxalase domain-containing protein 5-like — translation MTGRFKIDHIDHFVITVKDSIKTCEFYSEVLGMEVNTFKGNRKALTFGNQKINIHEYGKEFEPKAHAPTPGSADICFITKQSLDHVIEHLKSCNVDIVEGPVERTGAQGPIKSVYIRDPDNNLIELSNYV, via the exons ATGACAGGACGTTTCAAGATAGACCATATAGACCACTTTGTTATCACAGTCAAAGATTCTATCAAAACATGTGAATTTTACTCCGAGGTGCTTGGGATGGAAGTAAACACATTCAAG GGCAATAGGAAAGCTTTAACATTTGGCAACCAGAAGATAAACATTCACGAATATGGTAAAGAGTTTGAACCTAAAGCGCATGCTCCTACTCCAGGCTCTGCAGATATTTGTTTCATCACAAAACAAAGTTTAGACCATGTTATTGAACATTTAAAG AGTTGTAATGTGGATATTGTAGAAGGACCTGTTGAACGGACGGGTGCCCAGGGACCAATAAAGTCTGTGTACATAAGAGACCCAGACAACAACTTGATTGAGCTTTCCAATTACGTGTGA